Genomic segment of Apium graveolens cultivar Ventura chromosome 7, ASM990537v1, whole genome shotgun sequence:
CTGTGAACCGATCCTGAACTAACTTCCACAGGTACCATAGCCTCATATCACTACGCCATAGATAGCCTATCGCAACCCCCTACCTAAAGAATGTTATCTAATATGTTACCTTAGATAGGGTAGTTATGAGCTAATTTAACATTGTGTTTTTATATTACCTTAGCCAAAACTATGGTGTTACATTAGGTCGAAAGCGTTGCAGCTTGCAACATTCTGGTCAAAGTGTTACCTTAGAGTATCAAAACATAAATATGATGTTTTTaagattaattattaatttaaattcattttcAAGAATTTGGGTGATATACAAATAGAATGAATAAAATCTGTGACGATATGTGAATTTTGTACATATTAAAACTTAAAAAATTTAAAGAGGAATTAATTAGCAAAAaagttaaaataaatattttaaaataaaatttttaaaataataaagcATATAAATTGTCGTCCTCTTGATATGAGCACTGTTATATaagtttaaaaataaaaatattaaaatatacatatttatataaaaaataaaataaataaaaataatatttaaatatttgaaaatagATTTATGGAATCTTAGAAATTTGATAAAGAggtaaaatttatgaaaatattcaaaCCTAGCGCCCAATTTTTTGGGTTAAAGGCCGCCTattttcaaaacaaaaaaaagaaactCACGGGCCTGTAGTTTTGGGCCTTGTCTGAGATTAAAGAGCAGAAAAGAGAGCCCAAAATAAAGTGAATAAACACGAGCGTTCCACAAACCCTAATATTTGTAtagcaacagcagcagcagccAGGAGAGCTAATCACATAACTTTGTCTTCAAATCCTTCAAGAGGTaatcaattttatatttttatttttcgaTTCATTAATTTACAGTGTTTCTTCGATTTAATTTTTGACGATAATGTGTTTGATTATTAATTTAGTAGTTAACAATGTCTATCGGTGAACTCGGTTGCACTTATGCTTGCCTGATACTCTCCGACGACGGCATCCCCGTCACTGTAAGCACATATTCATATCTCTCTCTTTCTATTTGTATCTATATATTAATTAGTCGCTTGTGTTGTGTGCGTGTGTTTTTTCAGAATAATTAGATGACTGTGTGTGAGagagataaagagagaaatagagagattgagagagaaaaagagataTATATAGAGATTGAGAGAGAGGTTGATTTTGTTTTTATGGTGAGGGGCTGATTGGTTGATTTAATTGTGTAGTCGGAGAAGATATCGACAATATTGAAGGCTGCTAATGTTAATGTGGAGTCTTACTGGCCAAGTTTGTTCTCCAAGCTTGCGGAGAAGAGAAGCATTGATGATTTAGTTATGAATGTCGGAGCTGGTGGTGGCAGTGGTGTTGTTGCCGTTACTGCTCAGGCTTCTGGTGGTGGTGCTGCCGAAGCTAAAGCACCTGTTGAGGAGAAGAAGGTATATAACCATACACACTTTGATTATATTCGATTGCTGTGATGTACTACATTGTTCTAGGCTTGTCATGTTTTTAGATAATATAGCTTTATCTATTTTAGTTCTTTGTACTATATGGGTTACTCCTTGTGATTTAATGATTTGACATTAGGTACTCCAGCTAGTTCTTTGATTAAAGTTAAGTTCAAAAGTAAAAACTTATCTTGTTAGCCTATGGAAGATATGTCGTTCCTATGGAAGATATGCCGTTTTCAAAGACACCACCAGTAAACAAGCAAGTTGTAATTGGCACGCCTGGTACCATTAATAAGTGGTTTACAGGGAAGAAATTAGGCATGAGTGCTATGACTATTCTTGTTTTTGATGAGGCTGACCACATGCTCGCAGAGGTAATTCTATAATCTGATCCTAATTTtaaagtaatatatatatatagtcaatTTATCAAGATCATTAGGCATATAATTTTTATTTGTGAGTTCGTTATTTTTTATGTGTATCATTCTCATCTGATCTGTCCAATAGTAGTATGGAATCTTTTTAAATTAATGATCTTAAAATCACGAATACCAGACTGCGGTGCTTAGaatttattactttatgttttcaTGGGACTGAATTTTGCATAGAATCCCATGGGTTTATGTCAGCCTGGAACCTTAACATCAGTGTCGGTGCATTATGTGTAGTAGCATTGACAACCCTGCTGAAGGAAAAAAAGGAATGTTCTGGTTCATGTATTTAAAAGTTAAAAATATGCAATTAACTTTTTATATATGTTCAATAAATGTCGTATCTGTAAGGGGATGCTACTGTGCTAGGCATTTAACTAATTCTTTGACAGTCGAAGTGATGTTAGCCCACTAATTGTCCCCTGTATGAATGTTTTGTATATAATATAATGTTCAACTTGCCTCCAAAATGTCCGTCCTAGTTATTAATGTTTGATGGGTTAGAAAGTTTGAAACTGTATATCATGGATAAATTTCCATTGCTGACGTTT
This window contains:
- the LOC141672400 gene encoding large ribosomal subunit protein P1A-like — its product is MSIGELGCTYACLILSDDGIPVTSEKISTILKAANVNVESYWPSLFSKLAEKRSIDDLVMNVGAGGGSGVVAVTAQASGGGAAEAKAPVEEKKGGFKLDSERIMKGIVKIRPNCQCFGGQGHVFRVCSFVSVTNFGVQ